A window of the Candidatus Hydrogenedentota bacterium genome harbors these coding sequences:
- a CDS encoding aminotransferase class III-fold pyridoxal phosphate-dependent enzyme, with protein MSQAFYDWPDAAVVAAKAARLVAQEPRPLPREKMAEVHAWFDSECAASKRAHDEAVAHIPGGVQHNLAFNHPFPLSIAKAEGAYLWDVDGNRYIDFLQAGGATLLGSNYPAVQEAVLKVIRDCSPVTGLFHDYEVKLAKLIHEFMPDVELFRMLASGTEACMAAIRAARNFSGKRHVIKMGAGYHGWSDQLLYGTRIPGTGNFEAAGIPEECNTLTHEFFPNDIEGLRALLEANQGQGGTAAVLVEPLGSESGVRLVDRDFNAKVRALCDEFETLLIFDEVVSGFRLGLGGVQGYLGVKPDLTVFGKCVAGGYPGAGGVGGRRDIMNTFTAGIGSGQQRTIVGGTLSASPISCAAGYHALLAMAETDAPSKAGRAGDRLCAGLQAILDTLATPFFVYNIGSIVHLETHGVLRVDLSDPEFFMNIMTRKKIAEEMSAAYAAAGIITIAGGRLYTSMADTDEVVDEALTGFRSVLGAG; from the coding sequence GCGAAAGCCGCCCGACTTGTCGCCCAGGAACCCCGCCCGCTCCCGCGCGAGAAGATGGCAGAGGTTCACGCGTGGTTTGATAGCGAATGCGCAGCGAGTAAACGCGCCCATGATGAAGCGGTGGCCCATATCCCCGGCGGTGTGCAGCACAACCTGGCTTTCAACCATCCTTTTCCTCTGAGCATCGCGAAGGCCGAAGGCGCGTATTTGTGGGACGTGGACGGCAATCGCTATATCGACTTTCTCCAGGCGGGCGGCGCGACCTTGCTCGGGAGCAACTATCCCGCCGTGCAGGAAGCCGTGCTTAAGGTTATCCGTGATTGCAGCCCGGTGACGGGCCTCTTCCATGACTACGAAGTGAAACTGGCGAAGCTGATTCACGAGTTCATGCCCGATGTTGAACTTTTTCGCATGCTCGCCAGCGGCACGGAAGCCTGCATGGCCGCGATTCGCGCGGCGCGGAACTTTTCCGGCAAGCGCCACGTGATCAAAATGGGCGCGGGATACCACGGCTGGAGCGACCAGTTGCTCTACGGAACGCGCATCCCCGGCACGGGCAATTTTGAAGCGGCGGGTATTCCCGAGGAGTGCAATACCCTGACCCACGAGTTTTTCCCCAATGATATCGAGGGATTGCGAGCGCTGCTGGAGGCCAATCAAGGCCAGGGCGGCACGGCGGCGGTGCTGGTGGAGCCCCTGGGCTCCGAGAGCGGCGTGCGGCTGGTGGATCGCGATTTCAACGCGAAAGTGCGGGCGCTCTGCGACGAATTTGAAACTTTGCTGATCTTTGACGAGGTGGTGAGCGGATTTCGCCTCGGTCTGGGCGGCGTCCAGGGCTACCTCGGCGTGAAGCCCGACCTGACCGTATTCGGCAAATGCGTGGCGGGGGGCTACCCCGGCGCGGGCGGCGTGGGCGGACGGCGGGACATCATGAACACCTTCACCGCCGGTATCGGATCGGGTCAGCAGCGCACGATAGTCGGTGGCACGCTCTCCGCCAGTCCCATAAGTTGCGCGGCGGGCTACCACGCCCTCCTCGCCATGGCCGAGACCGACGCCCCCTCAAAAGCGGGCCGCGCGGGCGACCGGCTCTGCGCCGGGCTGCAGGCCATCCTCGACACGCTGGCCACACCCTTCTTCGTCTACAACATTGGCTCCATAGTCCACCTCGAGACCCACGGCGTGCTCCGGGTCGATCTGAGCGATCCCGAGTTCTTCATGAACATCATGACGCGCAAAAAGATCGCCGAAGAAATGAGCGCCGCCTACGCCGCCGCGGGCATCATCACCATCGCGGGTGGACGGCTCTACACCAGCATGGCGGATACGGATGAGGTCGTAGACGAGGCGCTGACGGGATTTCGGAGTGTGCTGGGTGCGGGGTGA
- a CDS encoding leucine-rich repeat domain-containing protein, with the protein MELRIESDTIFDTNLQELWHLDPYTNIGQIRNLAGLEYATNLVTLNLNNHTVESLAPISKLARLRELKLWNNQLVSTGDLSGMTGLVSLELQGNFLSDVAGIANLPNLEYLNIENNQIKTLEGFTGLPSLEILNANGNLLESLAGLEQAPLLKRLTARRNRLTNLDALGAHRGLREIDVAENQVAEIQVLVDNPGISRDVEINLWRNPLSVSALCEGVPALLARRVQVYFYNLVNPNDILERIGKVCVAPDSDEDGDGLSSVEEWGYGTDADRADSDEDGRSDGEEVAAGTDPGDATSFTPSPVQIADPNLRAAIFYELRLPEDHVLLDTDMAKLTGLDGRRRNITDLDGIESAFRLRHVNFEENQIRDAGPLSSLKGLQTISIQDNQLEDAGGFQHLPLLSFLDISRNQIATLDAMMELPLLTTLRARGNEISSADTLGQFTTLTELLLGENLLTDIAFVKDLIALTHLDISENRLVDLHAEGSMPALLDLYAEQNQIATLVGMPEMPRLRQFILENNVLVDLAGLEKASNLRVLRAGANRLNDISTLTPFTSLEVISLENNQVSSLADIIELPGYVDINLIGNNISDLAPIVARRAGGDMHLELDGNPLDSLEMCTSYTAFLARGVTISLPSDWGYRRWICEAPDDDEDDDGIGNLEEALGGTDPVNFDSDGDFIGDGEERDRGTDPLDPADYPGTEIEFPDAALEAAVRTALNRPEGVLRDSDMNWLVSLEANNLGIRDLRGLEYCKRLERLELDGNEISDIGPLAGVTALNRLSLRGNAILDTSSLAGLPRIELLDLSENPGINLGGLTSNTTIKRLELQSIGLESVELIATLSELRILDVSENEIQDFGAFELYEPQGPYLRIYAGNNPLTRDTLCDTFSELSYVDIEFYFSMDYDSWHGIGRNDDISVTCEDPGGDMDGDGLGNLDETNMGLRPDRFDTDGDGFDDGLELAEGTDPLNRDDFPATSGEGEGEGEGEGEGEGEGEGEGEGPTDDEIIDALLENLGTADLSGDGRISYEEFDAYVGDASHRALFRALDSNNDGYIVRAELLAGQVGGCFGPGAAQDGVVFGIAVYVLLLLDALVEAPRQLLQYLLGGPEDTEDD; encoded by the coding sequence ATGGAACTCCGTATTGAATCCGATACTATCTTTGATACGAACCTCCAGGAATTGTGGCATCTCGATCCCTACACCAACATTGGCCAGATTCGCAACCTTGCCGGGCTGGAGTACGCGACAAATCTAGTCACCCTGAATTTGAACAACCACACGGTGGAGTCGCTCGCACCGATCTCAAAACTTGCCCGACTCCGGGAGTTGAAGTTGTGGAACAACCAGTTGGTATCCACAGGCGACTTGAGCGGGATGACAGGCCTTGTCTCGCTTGAGCTCCAAGGCAACTTCCTTAGCGATGTGGCGGGGATTGCGAACCTTCCCAACCTCGAGTATTTGAACATCGAGAACAATCAAATCAAGACATTGGAGGGGTTTACCGGACTCCCGTCCCTCGAAATTCTCAACGCAAACGGCAATCTCCTGGAGTCGCTGGCCGGTCTGGAACAGGCGCCCTTGCTGAAGAGGTTGACCGCACGGAGGAACCGTCTGACCAATCTGGATGCGCTGGGAGCACATCGAGGTCTGCGGGAGATCGACGTGGCCGAAAATCAAGTCGCTGAGATTCAAGTTCTTGTGGACAATCCCGGTATTTCGCGTGATGTGGAGATTAACCTTTGGAGGAACCCCTTGTCCGTGTCGGCATTGTGCGAGGGCGTTCCGGCGCTGCTCGCCCGTCGGGTGCAAGTCTATTTCTATAATCTGGTAAATCCGAATGATATCCTCGAACGGATCGGAAAAGTCTGTGTGGCTCCCGACTCGGACGAGGACGGCGATGGGTTGTCCTCGGTTGAGGAGTGGGGTTACGGGACCGACGCCGACCGCGCGGATTCCGACGAAGACGGTAGAAGCGATGGCGAAGAGGTGGCCGCAGGTACCGATCCTGGCGACGCGACAAGTTTCACGCCGAGCCCGGTGCAGATTGCCGACCCGAATCTTCGCGCGGCGATTTTCTATGAGCTTCGCCTGCCGGAGGACCACGTGTTGCTCGACACAGATATGGCGAAACTAACCGGACTCGACGGCAGGCGTCGAAACATAACAGACCTGGACGGTATTGAATCCGCTTTCAGACTTCGCCATGTGAATTTTGAAGAGAATCAAATTCGCGATGCCGGTCCCCTGTCGTCGTTGAAGGGCCTTCAGACTATATCGATCCAGGACAATCAACTTGAGGACGCCGGGGGATTTCAGCATTTGCCGTTGCTTTCTTTCCTTGATATTTCGCGCAATCAGATTGCGACGCTCGACGCCATGATGGAACTGCCCCTTCTTACTACCCTCAGAGCCCGTGGCAATGAGATTTCCTCCGCGGATACGCTGGGGCAATTCACTACCCTGACGGAATTACTGCTCGGCGAGAACCTGCTGACGGACATCGCCTTTGTTAAAGACCTGATTGCCTTGACCCACCTCGATATCAGCGAGAACAGGCTCGTTGACCTTCATGCCGAGGGCAGTATGCCTGCGCTTTTGGACCTGTACGCAGAACAGAATCAGATCGCCACGTTAGTCGGGATGCCTGAGATGCCCCGCCTGCGGCAATTTATCCTTGAAAATAACGTTCTCGTCGACCTGGCAGGTCTCGAGAAGGCGTCCAACCTCCGCGTGCTCAGGGCCGGAGCAAATCGATTGAACGATATTTCCACGCTTACGCCCTTTACCAGCCTGGAGGTCATATCGCTCGAAAACAATCAAGTGAGTTCGCTCGCAGATATCATCGAACTGCCTGGATACGTGGACATCAACCTAATCGGAAACAATATCAGCGACCTTGCCCCCATAGTTGCTCGCCGCGCGGGGGGAGATATGCATCTGGAGCTGGATGGAAACCCGTTGGATAGCCTCGAAATGTGCACCAGCTACACAGCGTTTCTTGCCCGTGGCGTTACGATTTCGCTGCCGAGTGATTGGGGCTACCGGCGGTGGATTTGCGAAGCACCCGACGACGACGAAGACGACGATGGCATTGGCAATCTGGAGGAAGCGCTGGGCGGCACGGATCCCGTGAACTTCGATTCGGATGGCGACTTTATCGGGGACGGCGAAGAGCGGGACCGGGGTACCGATCCACTGGATCCGGCAGATTATCCCGGCACGGAGATCGAGTTTCCCGACGCTGCGCTGGAGGCGGCGGTGCGAACTGCCCTGAACCGCCCCGAGGGTGTACTTCGGGATTCAGACATGAATTGGCTGGTCTCGCTTGAAGCAAACAATCTCGGCATACGGGATCTGCGCGGATTGGAGTATTGCAAACGGCTCGAACGACTCGAACTGGATGGCAACGAAATCAGCGATATCGGGCCTCTCGCCGGCGTAACGGCGCTCAACCGGCTGTCGCTGCGCGGCAATGCCATCCTCGACACCAGCTCTCTCGCGGGACTGCCGCGAATCGAGTTGCTCGACCTAAGTGAAAATCCCGGAATCAACCTCGGCGGGCTTACAAGTAACACCACAATAAAACGACTGGAGCTGCAATCGATCGGCCTGGAGAGTGTGGAATTAATAGCCACCCTATCCGAGTTGAGAATACTCGACGTTTCCGAAAATGAGATACAGGATTTTGGGGCGTTCGAACTTTACGAGCCCCAGGGCCCCTATCTGCGTATTTACGCAGGCAACAATCCGCTGACTCGAGACACGCTCTGTGATACGTTCTCTGAATTGAGTTACGTTGACATCGAATTCTATTTTTCGATGGACTATGACTCCTGGCACGGTATCGGACGCAACGATGATATTTCTGTGACCTGTGAAGACCCCGGTGGGGACATGGACGGCGACGGCCTGGGAAATCTCGACGAAACCAACATGGGTTTGCGACCTGATCGGTTCGACACGGATGGTGACGGTTTCGACGATGGACTCGAGTTGGCGGAAGGTACCGATCCACTGAATCGAGATGATTTCCCCGCAACGAGCGGTGAAGGCGAGGGCGAGGGCGAGGGCGAGGGCGAGGGTGAAGGTGAAGGTGAAGGTGAAGGTGAAGGTCCAACCGATGACGAGATCATCGATGCGCTGCTGGAGAATCTGGGCACAGCGGATCTGAGCGGAGACGGCCGCATTTCCTATGAAGAGTTTGACGCCTATGTCGGAGACGCATCCCATCGGGCGTTGTTTCGTGCACTTGATTCGAACAATGATGGATATATAGTGCGCGCCGAGCTGCTGGCGGGACAGGTGGGCGGCTGTTTTGGTCCCGGTGCCGCGCAGGATGGCGTCGTTTTTGGCATTGCCGTATACGTTCTGCTATTGCTTGACGCGCTTGTGGAGGCACCACGCCAGTTACTGCAGTACTTGCTCGGAGGTCCGGAAGATACAGAGGACGATTGA
- a CDS encoding KilA-N domain-containing protein, translating to MAKIKVLDKEVSIQTQNEADYISLTDIARYKNAEHTDDLIRNWLRNRNTIEFLGIWEQLNNPVFKPVEFDGFKKQAGLNSFTLTPKQWIDGTGAIGIISKSGRYGGTFAHKDIAFEFASWISVEFKLYLIKEFQRLKEQEQAQLGWDIKRNLAKINYRIHTDAIKENLIPPELSAKQISLVYATEADVLNMALFGLTAKEWRAANPGNKGNLRDEANIAQLICLSNLENLNALFIKEDMAQAARLEKLNRIAIEQMKLLIDDGAVKRLKGKA from the coding sequence ATGGCTAAGATAAAGGTGTTGGACAAGGAAGTCTCTATCCAGACGCAAAACGAGGCGGACTATATCAGCCTGACGGATATTGCACGCTATAAGAACGCGGAGCACACGGACGATCTGATACGAAACTGGCTCCGAAACCGCAATACCATAGAGTTTTTGGGAATATGGGAGCAACTCAACAATCCGGTTTTTAAACCCGTCGAATTCGACGGGTTTAAAAAGCAGGCTGGACTCAACAGCTTCACCTTGACCCCAAAACAATGGATCGACGGCACCGGCGCAATTGGGATCATATCCAAGTCCGGGCGCTACGGCGGAACCTTCGCCCACAAGGACATCGCCTTCGAGTTCGCCTCGTGGATCTCCGTCGAGTTCAAACTTTATCTCATCAAAGAATTCCAGCGCCTCAAGGAGCAGGAACAGGCCCAACTCGGCTGGGACATCAAGCGCAACCTGGCCAAGATCAATTACCGGATTCACACGGACGCGATCAAAGAGAACCTGATTCCACCTGAACTGTCCGCGAAGCAGATAAGCCTGGTCTATGCCACCGAGGCGGACGTGCTCAACATGGCGCTCTTCGGCCTCACCGCAAAAGAGTGGCGCGCGGCAAATCCCGGCAACAAAGGCAACCTCCGCGACGAGGCCAATATCGCCCAGCTCATCTGCCTCTCCAATCTCGAAAACCTGAACGCCCTGTTCATCAAGGAGGACATGGCGCAGGCGGCCCGGCTGGAAAAGCTCAACCGAATCGCTATCGAGCAGATGAAATTGCTCATCGACGACGGGGCCGTGAAGCGCCTGAAAGGCAAGGCGTAG